A window of Pedococcus aerophilus contains these coding sequences:
- the hemB gene encoding porphobilinogen synthase, whose product MADARFPAGPVIRPRRLRQSPAVRRLVAETRLHPAELVLPVFVREGITEPVEISAMPGVVQHTVESLVAEAHRAVEAGLGGLMLFGVPEHKDAVGSGADDPEGILNVALRAVADAVGDRLVVMADLCLDEFTDHGHCGVLTDDGRVDNDATLERYAAMGLAQARAGAEVLGLSGMMDGQVAFVRDALDAEGFTDTVILAYSAKYTSGLYGPFREAVQSSLQGDRATYQQDPANATESLRELELDIAEGADIVMVKPAGPHLDIVAAAAAMSPVPVAAYQISGEYSQIVAAAQNGWIDRERVMMESLLGIRRAGAQIILTYFAFDAAALL is encoded by the coding sequence GTGGCTGACGCACGCTTCCCGGCGGGGCCGGTGATCCGACCCCGCCGGCTGCGGCAGTCCCCGGCCGTGCGCCGGCTGGTCGCCGAGACCCGCCTCCACCCGGCCGAGCTGGTCCTGCCCGTGTTCGTCCGCGAGGGCATCACCGAGCCGGTCGAGATCTCGGCCATGCCCGGAGTCGTCCAGCACACCGTCGAGTCGCTCGTCGCCGAGGCGCACCGCGCCGTCGAGGCGGGGCTGGGCGGGCTGATGCTGTTCGGCGTCCCCGAGCACAAGGACGCGGTCGGCTCCGGTGCCGACGACCCTGAGGGCATCCTCAACGTCGCGCTGCGCGCCGTCGCCGACGCAGTGGGTGACCGGCTCGTCGTCATGGCCGACCTGTGCCTCGACGAGTTCACCGATCACGGCCACTGCGGCGTCCTGACCGACGACGGTCGCGTGGACAACGACGCGACCCTGGAGCGGTATGCCGCGATGGGCCTCGCCCAGGCCCGCGCCGGTGCCGAGGTGCTCGGCCTCTCCGGGATGATGGACGGCCAGGTGGCGTTCGTCCGCGACGCGCTCGACGCGGAGGGCTTCACCGACACGGTCATCCTCGCCTACTCGGCGAAGTACACTTCCGGCCTCTACGGGCCGTTCCGCGAGGCAGTGCAGTCCTCGCTCCAGGGTGACCGCGCGACCTACCAGCAGGACCCGGCCAACGCCACGGAGTCGCTGCGCGAGCTCGAGCTCGACATCGCCGAGGGCGCCGACATCGTCATGGTGAAGCCGGCCGGGCCGCACCTCGACATCGTCGCCGCAGCTGCAGCCATGTCGCCGGTTCCTGTTGCGGCGTACCAGATCTCGGGCGAGTACAGCCAGATCGTCGCTGCTGCCCAGAACGGCTGGATCGACCGCGAGCGGGTGATGATGGAGTCGCTGCTCGGCATCCGTCGCGCCGGCGCGCAGATCATCCTGACCTACTTCGCGTTCGACGCGGCCGCCCTGCTCTGA